Proteins from a single region of Apis mellifera strain DH4 linkage group LG7, Amel_HAv3.1, whole genome shotgun sequence:
- the LOC727251 gene encoding DNA polymerase delta small subunit isoform X2: MEVPQFKYNRKSFKFDDFKKFEIFTQCSKQQYCNIYNARLKALKDHILEKVKIKWAHYEIVSLSQLCERNQNNTCIIIGTLYKHQELRSSILNELSEELQLIPQPARTNYASFKDILYLEDETLRIKLVGTHKNIQDIVTGIVCAVCGHELENGAFLVTDWCFPGCYPKLSIFNSQPLEKQGKILIISGLDLANNLQSLSINLLFEWITGMIGCEEVHKEVASIVCIIIAGNSIRGSIETYNYKNYFETKLHNEAIFKETANITHKLDNFLHSIAQCCPIILMPGEFDPTYHRLPQQPFHPCILPECSRFKSFYGVTNPWVGSINSRIIAGSSGQPIMDIMKIAGLIDISPLIWLERTLLWCHYAPTAPNTTPTYSSSKIDPFIITECPDIYFVGNMDKYDTKIYTEEGQTIRLICIPKFSKTQTGVLVDLQDLNTWPISFTVN; the protein is encoded by the exons atggaAGTtccacaatttaaatataatcgcaAGTCATTTAAATTCGatgactttaaaaaatttgaaatttttacacaaTGTTCTAAACAACAATATTGTAACATTTATAATGCAAGATTAAAAGCATTGAAAGATCACAttttagaaaaagtaaaaattaaatggg cgCATTATGAAATAGTTTCGTTGTCACAACTTTgtgaaagaaatcaaaataatacttGTATCATAATAGGTACTTTATATAAACATCAAGAATTAAGatcatcaatattaaatgaacTTAGTGAAGAACTTCAATTAATACCTCAACCAGCTAGAACAAATTATGCatcatttaaagatatattatatttagaagatGAAACATTACGCATTAAATTGGTTGGGactcataaaaatattcaagatataGTTACTGGTATAGTTTGCGCTGTATGTGGTCATGAACTGGAAAATGGTGCATTTTTA gTAACAGATTGGTGTTTTCCAGGATGTTATCCGAAATTATCAATCTTTAATTCTCAACCACTAGAAAAgcaaggaaaaattttaattatttctggtTTAGATTTAGCAAATAATTTACAGTCattaagtataaatttattatttgaatggaTTACTGGAATGATTGGCTGTGAAGAAGTTCATAAAGAAGTGGCTTCTATTGTGTGTATTATTATAGcag gaAATAGTATAAGAGGATCTATAGAGAcatacaattacaaaaattattttgaaactaaattacataatgaagctatatttaaagaaactgCAAATATAACAcataaattggataattttcttcattctaTAGCACAGTGTTGtcctataatattaatgcCTGGAGAATTTGACCCAACCTATCATAGATTACCTCAACAACCATTTCATCCATGTATTTTACCAGAATGTTCCAG gtttaaaagtttttatggAGTCACTAATCCATGGGTTGGTAGTATAAATTCTCGTATTATAGCTGGATCTAGTGGCCAACCTATTAtggatattatgaaaattgctGGACTTATTGACATTTCACCTTTAATATGGTTAGAACGTACTTTACTCTGGTGTCATTATGCACCAACTGCACCAAATACTACTCCAACTTATTCATCTAGCAAAATTGATCCATTTATTATAACAGAATGTCCTGATATATACTTTGTTGGTAATATGGATAAATAtgatactaaaatatatactg AAGAAGGACAAACAATAAGATTGATTtgtattccaaaattttccaaaacacAAACTGGTGTATTAGTTGATTTACAAGACTTAAATACTTGGCCTATATCTTTTacagtaaattaa
- the LOC727251 gene encoding DNA polymerase delta small subunit isoform X1 translates to MEVPQFKYNRKSFKFDDFKKFEIFTQCSKQQYCNIYNARLKALKDHILEKVKIKWAHYEIVSLSQLCERNQNNTCIIIGTLYKHQELRSSILNELSEELQLIPQPARTNYASFKDILYLEDETLRIKLVGTHKNIQDIVTGIVCAVCGHELENGAFLVTDWCFPGCYPKLSIFNSQPLEKQGKILIISGLDLANNLQSLSINLLFEWITGMIGCEEVHKEVASIVCIIIAGNSIRGSIETYNYKNYFETKLHNEAIFKETANITHKLDNFLHSIAQCCPIILMPGEFDPTYHRLPQQPFHPCILPECSRFKSFYGVTNPWVGSINSRIIAGSSGQPIMDIMKIAGLIDISPLIWLERTLLWCHYAPTAPNTTPTYSSSKIDPFIITECPDIYFVGNMDKYDTKIYTAEEGQTIRLICIPKFSKTQTGVLVDLQDLNTWPISFTVN, encoded by the exons atggaAGTtccacaatttaaatataatcgcaAGTCATTTAAATTCGatgactttaaaaaatttgaaatttttacacaaTGTTCTAAACAACAATATTGTAACATTTATAATGCAAGATTAAAAGCATTGAAAGATCACAttttagaaaaagtaaaaattaaatggg cgCATTATGAAATAGTTTCGTTGTCACAACTTTgtgaaagaaatcaaaataatacttGTATCATAATAGGTACTTTATATAAACATCAAGAATTAAGatcatcaatattaaatgaacTTAGTGAAGAACTTCAATTAATACCTCAACCAGCTAGAACAAATTATGCatcatttaaagatatattatatttagaagatGAAACATTACGCATTAAATTGGTTGGGactcataaaaatattcaagatataGTTACTGGTATAGTTTGCGCTGTATGTGGTCATGAACTGGAAAATGGTGCATTTTTA gTAACAGATTGGTGTTTTCCAGGATGTTATCCGAAATTATCAATCTTTAATTCTCAACCACTAGAAAAgcaaggaaaaattttaattatttctggtTTAGATTTAGCAAATAATTTACAGTCattaagtataaatttattatttgaatggaTTACTGGAATGATTGGCTGTGAAGAAGTTCATAAAGAAGTGGCTTCTATTGTGTGTATTATTATAGcag gaAATAGTATAAGAGGATCTATAGAGAcatacaattacaaaaattattttgaaactaaattacataatgaagctatatttaaagaaactgCAAATATAACAcataaattggataattttcttcattctaTAGCACAGTGTTGtcctataatattaatgcCTGGAGAATTTGACCCAACCTATCATAGATTACCTCAACAACCATTTCATCCATGTATTTTACCAGAATGTTCCAG gtttaaaagtttttatggAGTCACTAATCCATGGGTTGGTAGTATAAATTCTCGTATTATAGCTGGATCTAGTGGCCAACCTATTAtggatattatgaaaattgctGGACTTATTGACATTTCACCTTTAATATGGTTAGAACGTACTTTACTCTGGTGTCATTATGCACCAACTGCACCAAATACTACTCCAACTTATTCATCTAGCAAAATTGATCCATTTATTATAACAGAATGTCCTGATATATACTTTGTTGGTAATATGGATAAATAtgatactaaaatatatactg CAGAAGAAGGACAAACAATAAGATTGATTtgtattccaaaattttccaaaacacAAACTGGTGTATTAGTTGATTTACAAGACTTAAATACTTGGCCTATATCTTTTacagtaaattaa
- the LOC107964774 gene encoding class A basic helix-loop-helix protein 15 — translation MTSKVMNGDNWNEKWPKQSQANKTIRRNSKRTEKLKLSNSSKGTTPREKTLRRLESNERERMRMHSLNDAFQSLREVIPHVSKERRLSKIETLTLAKNYIVALTDVICAMRNEEKAIDPQSEISESQESSKNMNICLNMNIPIPSKSCS, via the exons ATGACATCAAAAGTAATGAACGGGGATAACTGGAATGAAAAATGGCCTAAACAATCACAAGCTAATAAAACAATACGTCGAAACAGTAAGCgaactgaaaaattaaaattatcaaattcatcTAAAGGAACAACACCTAGAGAAAAAACTCTTAGAAGATTGGAAAGCAACGAGAGGGAAAGAATGAGAATGCACAGTTTGAATGATGCTTTCCAG tctTTACGTGAAGTAATTCCACATGTATCAAAAGAAAGGCGATTAtctaaaattgaaactttaactttggcaaaaaattatatagttgcTCTTACTGATGTAATATGTGCCAtgagaaatgaagaaaaagctATAGATCCACAATCAGAAATTTCTGAATCTCAAGaatcatcaaaaaatatgaatatttgtctaaatatgaatattccaATTCCTTCAAAATCTTGTAGttag